From the Solanum stenotomum isolate F172 chromosome 4, ASM1918654v1, whole genome shotgun sequence genome, one window contains:
- the LOC125861968 gene encoding chaperone protein dnaJ 49-like, translating to MEGNKDEALRCIGIAKEAIATGNKQKALKFIRIARRLNNDLSVEDLLAACENLESSTPESSSEVRNVENMKNDTSRVKSDEVSDGERNYTDKHVQLIRQIKTKKDYYAILGLEKGCSVEEIRKSYRKLSLKVHPDKNKAPGSEEAFKKVSKAFKCLSDDDSRRQYDQTGLAEDFEYNQQHNVRRRRRTGHSYYDDDFDPDEIFRAFFGRSDMFRTAHVYRTRTNAAPQREDLGSTGPNFLLLLQLLPFLIIILLAYLPFSEPEYSLQKNYQYQFRKMTEEHGVEYFVKSHEFDQKYPLGSPDRDNIEDHVIRDYKNMLGRYCHIELQRRQWNRKYPTPHCDRLQTFGVA from the coding sequence ATGGAAGGTAACAAGGATGAGGCTTTAAGGTGCATTGGTATTGCCAAGGAGGCAATTGCAACTGGCAATAAGCAGAAAGCACTCAAGTTTATCAGAATTGCACGGCGCCTTAACAATGATCTATCTGTGGAAGATCTTTTGGCTGCTTGTGAAAATCTGGAGTCATCAACTCCTGAGTCCTCAAGTGAGGTtagaaatgttgaaaatatgaaaaatgacaCGAGTCGTGTTAAGTCTGATGAGGTATCCGATGGGGAGAGGAACTATACTGACAAACATGTGCAGTTGATTAGGCAAATTAAGACTAAGAAGGACTATTACGCGATTCTTGGTCTAGAGAAGGGTTGTTCAGTTGAGGAGATTAGGAAGTCATACAGGAAACTGTCATTGAAAGTTCATCCCGACAAAAATAAGGCTCCAGGCTCTGAAGAGGCATTTAAGAAAGTATCCAAGGCATTTAAGTGTTTGAGTGATGATGATTCAAGGAGGCAGTATGACCAGACAGGTTTGGCTGAGGATTTCGAGTATAATCAACAGCATAATGTTAGGCGCAGGAGGAGAACTGGGCACAGCtattatgatgatgattttgatCCTGATGAGATTTTCAGAGCGTTTTTTGGTCGTTCCGATATGTTTAGGACAGCTCATGTTTACAGGACAAGAACAAATGCTGCTCCCCAGAGAGAGGATTTAGGTTCCACTGGGCCCAACTTCCTTCTCCTCCTTCAGTTATTGCCATTTTTAATCATCATCTTACTTGCTTATCTTCCTTTCTCGGAGCCTGAGTATTCTTTGCAGAAGAACTACCAATATCAGTTTAGGAAGATGACCGAAGAACATGGAGTAGAATATTTTGTTAAATCGCATGAATTTGATCAGAAGTATCCTCTTGGTAGTCCTGATCGAGATAACATTGAAGACCATGTTATTAGGGATTACAAAAATATGCTTGGTCGTTACTGTCATATAGAACTCCAGAGGCGACAATGGAACAGGAAGTACCCAACTCCTCACTGTGATAGGCTTCAAACTTTTGGAGTAGCATGA